ATGGCAACGACAACACTCGTTTACTGTTGTCGCAACATCTGTCAACGAAATTGACAACCTCCTATGGGCCGCCCGCCAACACGGCATATCACCAATAGTCATACTCGCCCACCCATTTGATTTCATCAAAGCGTCAGACCAACAGTATGTCCGCATACGACGCAATCGCCTCAACCAAGACCGTCTGCGTCACTTATGTCGCTTCGTACATCAACATCCACGCGACTTTGTCTCCGTTTCCTTTCGCCAAGGTATGGACAAGTGGCTCCAGGCTCAAGGAACTGAGAATCCCCGACTGAAAGTGTCTCCCTTTGGTGTCGTTCGCCGCTTGGCAGAGAATAGCTTAAATGATTTGCTGTGGACCTATTAGCCCAACCAAGCAAGCGAACTCGTATCTGCTTCACCCACCACCGTCATCCGAAAACCATCATCATGAGGGTCCCGGCGCTTCTTTTACAACCGGGTAATCCTTGACAGCGATTTATTGGCATGGCTAATAGGTCTCTAATATCTTTTTAAGTTAAGGAGGAGGCTATGCCGACACCACAACCGGCAATTTTCGCTACAATGGGACAACACCAATGGTATGTCCATCTGAGCCGCGAGTCTGGAGCAAATCTGACGACGATAAAATCCGTGCTCACTAACCTGCGAAAGGTCTGCAAGGATCAAGGAATCAATCTCGTTCTCGGTTTTGGTCCAACCCTCTTGAAGGACCTCACCAAAGACATACCTAACGACTTTCAACCCTTTGAGACGATCAAGTCGATTGACGGCAGTGGCCGTGAAGCAAAAGGGACACAAGAAGAACTCCTCATCTGGATGAATAGCCCGCGGAAGGATCAGGTGTGGAAAGCTCAGTGGGATGCTCGTCAAGGGTTGGGCGGCCATATGAAAGTTGCACGCGAAACGATGACGTTCATTTACGGCAACTCGCTCGACATGACCGGCTTCATCGATGGCACCGGCAACCCGACCCCAGATCGTGAACGTGAAGTTGCGGTTGTTGCCAACGGTCAACCAGGAGCAGGTGGAAGTTTTATCCTTGCTCAGCGTTGGATTCACGACTTAGCATCGTGGGAAAAGCTACCGCTACAGGACCAGGAAGGCGTCTTCGGTCGCACGAAAGCCGACTCGACACGTCTCGACAAGCAACCAGCCCATTCGCATTTGTCTCATGTCGAGCTACGTCAAGGGACAACCGCAGATGCGGCAAAGCCAAAACGGGACGAGATCGCTCGCCGTTCAACACCGTATGCCTTTCACGATGGTACGGTCGGCTTATATTTCATGGCCTTCTGCCGAGCACAGGCTCCCTTCCGCGAACGCTTACGAGCAATGTATGGAGCTGATGGTGGAGTCAAAGACAAACTTGTCGACTTCAGCAATCCAGCGTCAGGCTCTTTCTACTTTGCCCCAGCAGTAGAAATCCTCGATAGTTCCCTTGCGTAAGGAGCTATCAAAGCAGATACGCCAGACAAGCTAGTCGCTTGTCTGGCGTATCTACAAGCGCGTACAACTCACTGTTATTTCTTGAGCCGGGATTCTACCCTCTGCCAGTCTACGTTTGCCATGAAAGCATCGATATATTTCGGCCGTTCAGCCGGCTTGTAGTCAAGCAAAAAAGCATGTTCCCACACATCCATGACGAGGAGTGGTGTCAACCCTGCGACATTCCCCTCCTCATGTAACGTGATCCAGTGATTGGAGAGGCGGCCCGTTGCAGGATTTTGATAACAGATTGCCCATCCCACACCACGCATTTTCCCGATCGTTACAAAATCGGCTTTCCACGCATCATAACTCCCATGACTCGCTTGCGCAGCTTTTACGAACGCGGCATTGGGATTGGGGTCGGAAGATTTCTGCTTCGTCAGGTTATCAAAATAGTATTCATGGAGAACCATGCCGTTATACTCGAACCCGAGACGACGAGTGAGCTCGGAATACATCGCCATCTTGTCTTGATCAATAGGACCACTTTGCAGAAGCTCATTCAGCTTTGTCGTCAGATGATTCGTCTGTGCAACATACCCCTCATATAACTTGAAGTGAATATCAAGAGTCTGATCGGAGATTCCTATTAATCCACTTAACGCAAACTTCCTCGCCACATACGGCACATTCGTCATCCTGTTCCTCTTTCCTAACACTTTTGCAGAGAGATTTCTTTTGGTGTAGCGTACCAGGAGTACCAGAGAAAGATCATCACCGATGAAGAAGACTCATGTTATTTATAAGCTGAGTATTTTTCTCTTTGTAGGGAATGCGCCTGTATGTTCGCCCCTCCTCCCGTCTTGATGTCTGTGACGTTACGGTAACCGTTACCTGCGCTCACAGCAGATCAGTCCACACCGTTCAGTTGAGGCCACTCCCACACCACGAGCATGGATAGTCCCTGTACGTCTCGACAAGGGATCCTTTGATGTGCCCGTCTCACGTTTCATTGAGTTAGCCGCAGCCAAGACCCTACCATCAAGACATCTCTCAAAATCACTCTTCAGAACAGCAAAGATTCTCCATCACCGCTACCCAGACACACGCCTGTTGCACGACCGAAATGGAGTACTGGTGGGGTTACCCTTCGTGGCAATAAAGCCCGGTTCCCCTCCGCCGATAGAAGACACAGAGCACGCAAGGGGGTCGCGCCGAAGGAGTATGAATGAAGACGAAACTGGCCGACGTTGCTCTTGGTTTTGTCAGTCTCTTGCTGTTAGTGCAAATCTCTTGGTTGATTTTCGACACGATTGTCTCTGACCCACCCAGTGTCTTTCTCTGGCAACAGCTCGGTTTGATACTCCTCTTAGCGACTGGCTGTGTACTGCTGTGGCGCACAACGAAAGCTCCTCAAAAAACTATCGCCCCATTCAAATCGTTCGTCTTACTTCTTCGCACTCCACGAGATCTCACCATCGCACAACTCCGCCAAGCAGTCGCTTCCTCCCTCGGAGTGCTCTGCGCAGAAAACGACAAGACCGCAACCAACTATATTACCGACACCTCACCAGCATTCCTTGTCCATGCACAGGGATACACCATCCTCGTCAATAACTGTGACAGCCTCTACATTGACCACTCACAAAATACTCAGGAAAACATCCCGAACGTCCGTCTTCAACAGGTGATCCGTGATCATCGTGCTTGGCTATCCGTCGACTTACTTGAAGCTCCCGAGACTGCGTCTAGCGATCTCATTTATCAACAGCTCGGCCGCTTGACGGCTGCACTCGCTGACACCGATTGTGTGGGGATCTACTGTCCCGAGACCAGTCAACTGAACGTTTGGCATTCGACATTGGTCACGCTTCTCCAGGGAGCGAATCCCCGACAAGCAGTAGCCGAGCTTGCCGATGTTCCTGCAGTTCGTATTCCCGCCAAAACGATAGTGGGTTACAGGAAGCATCGTACGCCGCGACTTCCATGTGGTCTGTTTTTGTCACCGCGTTCGAACAACGCCGCCCAGATCAAACTTTTGCCGTCAAAGCGCCATTCACAGATGGGAACGAAACCGAATACATGTGGTTACTCGTCAAAGAAATTGGCGACGAAACCGTGATCGGAAGCTTAGACAATGATCCCGTCTACTTGCGCAATGTTGGCGCAGGCGACACCCTTACCATTACAATCGATCAGGTAAACGACTGGCTCTACACGGATGGCGACGAAATGGTGGGAGGCTTCACAACTGAAGCCTTGACGAAAGGCTTAGCTGCATAAAAAGTGCGGCCTGACATTTCCCATGCCAGGCCGCGCTTAGTTCGAGACAGTCGACTGACTACCCACAACCTCCCCAGCCTCAAAGCATATCTCAGGCCGCCCCCTTCACCCGCTGCAGCAGTTCTAACGTCGTCCCGTCAGGGTCACGAAAATAGACCGCTTTGACCTTATAGCCATCCAGCTCAAATAGCTGCGGACGCGAGTAGAACTTCACCCCTTGCGCAGTGAGGTCAGCGTATGTCTTTTCGATGTCTTTCACCCAAAAAGCAACTTCCGTAATGCCTGGATTTTTAATCCCAGGGTATGGTCTCCCCTCGGCCACTGGCGAGAGAAAATGCAACAACTCAATCGGCGCCCCTTTCGGTTCTTCAGTACTTCGTAGGTAGACGGCCCGTAGCTGCGTCCCCTGCTCTTGCGTCAACGTGTCTGCCTCTTCTCCATCAAAAGTGACATCGCCAACCACTTGAAGCCCCAGGGTATCACGATAGAAACGCACCGCTCGTTCCATATCACTGACAGTAATGCCAACATGAGCAAAGGCTCCGAGCATTGTCTTGTCCTCCTCTCTTCCTGCACTACAGGTTAGGATGCTGTTTATGCCACGAGGTTGACCGCTCATAGGCATACGCCACTTGGCAAATCGTCGCTTCATCAAAGGGTTTGCCAGCAATTTGAAAACCAACCGGTAACCCGTCACTATCGAAGCCGCAGGGCACTTGGATTGCTGGAAATCCGGTGAAATTGAAAATCGGGGTATAGACCGAAAAACTCGCAGAAACGATACTCAACCCTGGCGAGTCATCTGCAATAGGGTTAATTTGAAAGCCGGCAGTCGGCAACATCAACACATCCACCTTGGTTGAGAGCGCTTGCAAGAGGTCATCTCGAACCTGAGCGCGAGCGCGTTGCACCATCAGATAGTGAGCCCCACTGACCAGCAATCCGTAGGCGGCAAACAACTTCGCGTGTGGGTTATAGTCGTTCCCGCGATTGCGTATGTTATCGAGATGAATCGTTGCACATTCAGCAAACAACCCCGGCCATTCGATTGCCTGCAATTGGTCTAACGTAATCGTTGGTACGTCAACGACCTCGGCCCCTAGGGTAGCGAACTGCTTGACAGCTTCGTTGTACGGTCCAAGCAGTTTCGGATCACAGTTGTCCTCATAGATTGACCGTAACAGACCGATTCGTAGTCCCTTAATATCACGCCCCAGCTTCTCGGAGAAATTTGGCACTGGCACATTAGCTGAGGCTGGGTCTTTGGCGTCATAGCCTGCACACGCTTGTAGCACTAATGCCGCATCCGTCACCGTACGTGCGAGTGGTCCCGTATGATCTAAACTCCAGGACAACGGGTACACGCCCGCACGACTCACACGACCATAGGTTGCTTTCAGGCCGACGATCCCACACGCTTGAGCTGGCCAACGAATAGAACCACCGGTACACGAGCCCATACCTGCATAGGCTAACCCAGCAGCTGTTGAGGCAGCTGTTCCACTACTTGAACCACCAGCGTCTCGCCCCAAGTTCCATGGATTTCGTGTCGGACCGAAATAGGACTTTGTCGTTGGAAAACCATAGGCAAACTCATACGTCGCGGTCTTACCAAGGATCAGTGCACCCGCCTCCTTGAGCTTCGCTACGGTCGTACAGTCATTGGTCGCAATGTAATCATCAAGAGGTTTTGAACCACAGGTCGTCCGTCCACTCTCGTAGATATCCTTGATGCCGATAGGAATACCATGCAGTGGACCGCGATATTGTCCACGCTGAACCTCAGCTTCCGCCTGACGTGCTGCGGCACGGACTTCATCGGTGAAAACCGTGTAATACGAATGGAGTTGAGGATCGAGTTGTGCGATACGAGAGAGCATCAACTCGGTCAGCTCGACAGGTGACACCTCTTTTCGCTCCACCTTCGCACTGACTTCAGCAATCGACGCATAGGCTAACTCGTGAGTAGCCGTCATCTGTTGCTTCCTCCTTTCTCAGGAGAATAGGTCAAGAGCGGCTCACTTTCAGGGATGACCATGCCATCGGCAATCGAGCGTGAGCGTAACATCCCGTGGACAACATCCTGCCACCGAAGCAGGTTGTCATACGCCGGAACGAGCTGATCAAGCTCACTATCAGTTAAGGAGAGATTCCACTCGGCGAGTTTTGCGGCAATGATGGCTTTCTTATCCATTGTCGCCCCCTATTCTTGCACAAAACGTTTCTTGACCCAGCCCTGATCAAATGGGGTCCAAAACACCGGCTTCAGGTGTACTCTCGTGAACTTCCACTCACCATGTTCTTTTCTGAAATGGTTCTCATACGTCGCCGTTCCCCACACAGCCTGGGACTGGCGACCATCATTCATGGTCATGGTGCAAGGTTCCAACAAATACCACGTTCCCACCGCGGTAGAGCCAGTTACTTCAACTGAGGCATTCATGACGTAATGGAGCGCAAAAGGCAAGGCAGAAGACTGTGCCTTGCGAAGAAATTCTTCAATCGCTTTTGGCCCTTCAGCGTAACCAAAGGGTTTACCGTCCCAGACGGCATCTTCGGTAAAAAGAGTGGGAAACGTCACATAGTCCTGAGTATCTGCACAGTGACAATAGCGGATCTTGAGTTTTTTGATTGCCTCGATGTCCTCCAACGCTTGCAGTCGACGTTCGATGTCAGCGCTACTCATACCTTTACCTCCTTCGCCGCGGGTTTAGCGTGTCTCTAACACTTTCCCCTGACCAATCGCAACTATCCTCACACAGGAGCTTGACCGGTGCCTGCAGAAAACGGTAGCGTCGCCTCACGACAAGGAGGGAAATCTATGAAGATCACACGCTTTATTGCTACGGAAGATGGCGGTTCGCGATTCACGGAGATTGAGGTTCCGTTTTCTCAGCCAATGAAAGACGCAGACGGACACACGCTCCTGCTATCAAATGCCTACACGTCCCCAAACGTGCGCTTCGCAGAACTGCCGGCAGGAATGTCACAAACCTGGCATAACGCGCCAGCGCGACAAATTGTCGTTGTCCTTTCGGGAACACTCGAAGTGACAACAACCGACGGTCAGAGCCGTCAATGGAAAGCCGGACAAGCCTTTCTTGCCGACGATGTCACCGGCAAAGGCCATTTGACAAAAACCATCGGCGGAGCAACGCAGGTGATGTTTGCACCGCTCCCGCCGGGGTTTTCGGTGGAGAAGTGGTCCGCTTAAGAACGGAAGAACGGGTGACAGGGCGAATGGGAGAGCCGGCGACCGCTCCACCACTTCTTAGTTGCTCCTTCGCCCGCCCTTTCGCCCGTTCATCTTCCTGCTCCTCATCGTTCTCCGACGAGAGGTGAGGTCACTTTTGCAAATGTCTCACTGAGTGAGGTTTTCACATCAACGACAGTAGGTTGTTCACTAGCGAGTGCCGCTTTCAAGGCAGGCTCAAGCTGGCTCGGATGTTCGACACGAATACCGTTACAGCCGATCGCTCGCGCAATCTCAGCATGATCGAAATCGGCAAAGTCACAGGCGATATTGCGGTCACCCTGGCCATGTTTGACCCACCCCAGCGCCCCGTTGTTGAAAACGACCGACACAATCGGAATGTTCTCTTCTTTGGCGGTCATCAGCCCATTCATCCCGATAGCAAAACCACCATCACCAGAAACCGCCACGACCTGTCGTCGTGGATAGATCAGTTTCGCCGCCAGCGCTGAAGGAATAGCGTAGCCCATACCACCCACACCCGCCGGTTGCAGAAACGTTCCTGGACCTTTCGTCTGGTAATAGTGCGTCATAAAGATGCGGTTCTCGCCTGCGTCACAGGTAATAATCGCATCGTTCGCAACAGTCTTGTGCAAATCCCGAATGACACGCTGGGGCAGAATAGGCGCGGCGTTCGAGACAAACTCTGCCGCATTGAAGAACCCATGTTGAGCGCGTGCGCTTTGCAGATAAGCACGTGCCGTTTCTTTCTTCGCTGCTGACACGCTACCGGCGGATCGTAGCGCCTCAGTCAACTGCGCTAAGACCACTTTGGCGTCGCCGATCAGTGGAATTTCTACCGGGTAGGTCCAGGAAGCATTCTTGGGTTCAATTTCGATTTGGATAATCGTTTGACGTTTAGGATCAAGTAATTTTGTCGTCTCGAATGCGGTGTCGGTTGGTGCAAGCTTCGACCCAACGACCAACACCACATCCGCTTCCCCAACCACCGCGTTTGCTAATGCGGTACCGAAATTGCCACAGGTTCCAAGGGCTAACGCATGCGTTTCAGCAAATGTTCCTTTTCCACCGGCAGTCGTAGCAACCGGCGCGGCCAGCGTGTCCGCAACGGTAACGAGCCCATCGTACGCATTACCAATGCGTACGCCGTTCCCCGCGATGATCACAGGCCGTTCGGCCTGTATGAGGAGCTGTACTGCTGTTTCGACGGCTGAGAGATCAGCTGCTGGTGGTGGACCAGGAAGAAACGGCTCCATCGTGTACAGAGGTGGGCGCGAAGTTGGTCCGATGCGTCCACGTAACGCCTGACTATGAAATAGCACCGCGACGGGTCCACGCTCACCTGTCAGCGCATGCTTAATCCCCATCTGTGTGCACTGCACAGCGTGTGTGCCACTCGTCGCCACCAGCACTTGCTTAGTAAATCCAGAGAACGTCTGTTTCGCATCCCACGAGCCATACTCTCCGACTCCGGATTGATATGGTCCATGTAGCGAATACGGCGAGTGATCACTCAAGTCAGTCAGAATCAACATGGGTGAACTCGAGAGGTGCGCCTCAATTGCCGCCATGCTGACATGTACCATAAACGCAGCTTGCGCAATCGTCACTCCTGGTTTTCCCGTGAGTCGGCCATAAACCTCAGCCATGACCCCAGCACGAGATTCCTCGCGCACGAGGACGGCACGAATGCTGCTTTTGTGATCATACAATGCGTTGTATAGGATACCGGTATTCCCACCAGGCATACCAAAGACCATGTCGATTCCAGCTTGTTCGAGAACGCGGACGATGGCTTCACTAGGAGAGACCTCTTCAGTGAGTAGTGAACGTGCGGGCCGCCGGATGAACTCCGTCATACATGTTCCTCCTTCTCCGCGCACTGTAAGTAACCTAGCCAAGAAACGCAAAGGTGGGCTATCGTGCGGCTTGACAAAAAAGCGCAAGACAATCTATGGGGACAACAT
The sequence above is a segment of the Deltaproteobacteria bacterium genome. Coding sequences within it:
- a CDS encoding Dyp-type peroxidase — encoded protein: MPTPQPAIFATMGQHQWYVHLSRESGANLTTIKSVLTNLRKVCKDQGINLVLGFGPTLLKDLTKDIPNDFQPFETIKSIDGSGREAKGTQEELLIWMNSPRKDQVWKAQWDARQGLGGHMKVARETMTFIYGNSLDMTGFIDGTGNPTPDREREVAVVANGQPGAGGSFILAQRWIHDLASWEKLPLQDQEGVFGRTKADSTRLDKQPAHSHLSHVELRQGTTADAAKPKRDEIARRSTPYAFHDGTVGLYFMAFCRAQAPFRERLRAMYGADGGVKDKLVDFSNPASGSFYFAPAVEILDSSLA
- a CDS encoding superoxide dismutase, which encodes MTNVPYVARKFALSGLIGISDQTLDIHFKLYEGYVAQTNHLTTKLNELLQSGPIDQDKMAMYSELTRRLGFEYNGMVLHEYYFDNLTKQKSSDPNPNAAFVKAAQASHGSYDAWKADFVTIGKMRGVGWAICYQNPATGRLSNHWITLHEEGNVAGLTPLLVMDVWEHAFLLDYKPAERPKYIDAFMANVDWQRVESRLKK
- a CDS encoding DUF2314 domain-containing protein; the encoded protein is MWSVFVTAFEQRRPDQTFAVKAPFTDGNETEYMWLLVKEIGDETVIGSLDNDPVYLRNVGAGDTLTITIDQVNDWLYTDGDEMVGGFTTEALTKGLAA
- a CDS encoding VOC family protein, whose product is MKRRFAKWRMPMSGQPRGINSILTCSAGREEDKTMLGAFAHVGITVSDMERAVRFYRDTLGLQVVGDVTFDGEEADTLTQEQGTQLRAVYLRSTEEPKGAPIELLHFLSPVAEGRPYPGIKNPGITEVAFWVKDIEKTYADLTAQGVKFYSRPQLFELDGYKVKAVYFRDPDGTTLELLQRVKGAA
- a CDS encoding amidase, which gives rise to MTATHELAYASIAEVSAKVERKEVSPVELTELMLSRIAQLDPQLHSYYTVFTDEVRAAARQAEAEVQRGQYRGPLHGIPIGIKDIYESGRTTCGSKPLDDYIATNDCTTVAKLKEAGALILGKTATYEFAYGFPTTKSYFGPTRNPWNLGRDAGGSSSGTAASTAAGLAYAGMGSCTGGSIRWPAQACGIVGLKATYGRVSRAGVYPLSWSLDHTGPLARTVTDAALVLQACAGYDAKDPASANVPVPNFSEKLGRDIKGLRIGLLRSIYEDNCDPKLLGPYNEAVKQFATLGAEVVDVPTITLDQLQAIEWPGLFAECATIHLDNIRNRGNDYNPHAKLFAAYGLLVSGAHYLMVQRARAQVRDDLLQALSTKVDVLMLPTAGFQINPIADDSPGLSIVSASFSVYTPIFNFTGFPAIQVPCGFDSDGLPVGFQIAGKPFDEATICQVAYAYERSTSWHKQHPNL
- a CDS encoding nuclear transport factor 2 family protein; this encodes MSSADIERRLQALEDIEAIKKLKIRYCHCADTQDYVTFPTLFTEDAVWDGKPFGYAEGPKAIEEFLRKAQSSALPFALHYVMNASVEVTGSTAVGTWYLLEPCTMTMNDGRQSQAVWGTATYENHFRKEHGEWKFTRVHLKPVFWTPFDQGWVKKRFVQE
- a CDS encoding thiamine pyrophosphate-binding protein, whose product is MTEFIRRPARSLLTEEVSPSEAIVRVLEQAGIDMVFGMPGGNTGILYNALYDHKSSIRAVLVREESRAGVMAEVYGRLTGKPGVTIAQAAFMVHVSMAAIEAHLSSSPMLILTDLSDHSPYSLHGPYQSGVGEYGSWDAKQTFSGFTKQVLVATSGTHAVQCTQMGIKHALTGERGPVAVLFHSQALRGRIGPTSRPPLYTMEPFLPGPPPAADLSAVETAVQLLIQAERPVIIAGNGVRIGNAYDGLVTVADTLAAPVATTAGGKGTFAETHALALGTCGNFGTALANAVVGEADVVLVVGSKLAPTDTAFETTKLLDPKRQTIIQIEIEPKNASWTYPVEIPLIGDAKVVLAQLTEALRSAGSVSAAKKETARAYLQSARAQHGFFNAAEFVSNAAPILPQRVIRDLHKTVANDAIITCDAGENRIFMTHYYQTKGPGTFLQPAGVGGMGYAIPSALAAKLIYPRRQVVAVSGDGGFAIGMNGLMTAKEENIPIVSVVFNNGALGWVKHGQGDRNIACDFADFDHAEIARAIGCNGIRVEHPSQLEPALKAALASEQPTVVDVKTSLSETFAKVTSPLVGER